Proteins from a genomic interval of Oreochromis aureus strain Israel breed Guangdong linkage group 6, ZZ_aureus, whole genome shotgun sequence:
- the LOC120440726 gene encoding B-cell receptor CD22-like, protein MSEEKNPTSTINDLRESDANTYCCMKTTDRPGLCWYNGITLQVVTELQVKVIPATEGQTVTLMCSSSCPLTEKPAAYIWYKNREFLYEDWSPWYQELLSSEEAVTYSCAVKGYEDLRAPEVSVDSITATCFSVTYAKGRMCSSQQTSVNEPCSITYPREVHIMRTAEEKKGSVTLTCNTSCNLTYPQTAYIWYRNRESYSENQHFIAEYRPNLWNWGPNVFCAVKSNEYLLSAEVCVHYEVNCSAVNYVSRRICALEGSSVNITSEYSHPDNMKPKFKCWSKKWRKDKVEVEELIEAAGRVEYQDNMKNQHILTINNLKKNDSGGYTFRFKKDHEGWTQSDLPGVFLIVTELRVKMSPSAVVTEGQRVTLTCSTSCSLTDNTNYIWYLNSRPLTPRENQNKHLILDPVSREDAGSYSCAVKTNKDISSAPKTLTVQSITGTWTPAAAGVSAALLLLILLTVCWWVRKKRTPGQSPTTERSDQSEQLSPGPVYEVTSAQSKEEDEVHYSRVHFKNKLVVPLYSTVQSHQPREQEPVHYAAVSFRN, encoded by the exons ATGTCtgaagagaaaaacccaacttcAACCATCAATGATCTAAGAGAGAGTGATGCAAACACTTACTGCTGTATGAAGACTACAGACAGACCAGGACTCTGTTGGTACAATGGAATTACTCTTCAGGTTGTTACAG AGCTGCAGGTAAAGGTGATTCCTGCCACAGAGGGACAGACAGTAACACtgatgtgcagcagcagctgtcctCTGACTGAAAAGCCTGCAGCCTACATCTGGTACAAGAACAGAGAGTTTCTCTATGAGGACTGGTCTCCCTGGTACCAAGAGCTGCTCAGCAGTGAGGAAGCAGTCACATACTCCTGTGCTGTCAAAGGCTACGAGGATCTCAGAGCCCCTGAAGTCTCTGTGG ATTCCATCACAGCAACCTGCTTCAGTGTGACCTATGCTAAAGGAAGAATGTGTTCTTCTCAGCAGACATCAGTAAATGAGCCGTGCTCCATCACATATCCCAGAG AGGTTCACATAATGAGGactgcagaggaaaaaaaggggtCTGTCACATTGACCTGTAACACCAGCTGTAACCTGACTTACCCTCAAACTGCCTACATTTGGTACAGAAATAGAGAAAGCTATAGTGAGAATCAACATTTTATTGCTGAATATCGGCCTAATTTGTGGAACTGGGGACCAAATGTCTTTTGTGCAGTTAAAAGCAACGAGTATCTTCTGTCTGCAGAAGTCT GTGTTCATTATGAAGTAAACTGCTCAGCTGTGAATTATGTCAGCAGGAGAATCTGTGCTCTGGAAGGATCTTCAGTGAACATCACAAGTGAATACTCACATCCTGATAACATGAAGCCAAAGTTTAAATGTTGGAgtaaaaaatggagaaaagatAAAGTGGAAGTTGAAGAGCTGATTGaggctgcaggtcgtgtggagTATCAGGACAACATGAAGAACCAACACATCCTGACCATCAACAACCTGAAGAAGAATGACTCAGGAGGAtacacattcagattcaagAAAGATCATGAAGGATGGACACAGTCTGATCTGCCTGGAGTCTTTTTGATTGTCACAG AGCTGAGAGTGAAGATGAGTCCTTCTGCAGTGGTGACAGAGGGTCAGAGAGTCACACTGACCTGCAGTACCAGCTGTTCTCTGACTgacaacacaaactacatttggtACTTGAACAGTCGACCTCTGACCCCGAGAGAGAACCAGAACAAACATCTGATCCTAGACCCAGTCAGCAGGGAGGATGCAGGAAGCTACTCCTGTGCTGTGAAAACCAACAAAGATATCAGCTCTGCTCCAAAGACTCTCACTGTCCAAAGTATCACAGGAACATGGacaccagcagctgcaggagtttctgcagctctgctgcttTTAATACTTCTCACTGTCTGCTGGTGGGTTAG GAAAAAGAGAACTCCTGGTCAGTCTCCAACAACTGAAAGGTCTGACCAAAGTGAACAG CTCAGTCCTGGTCCTGTGTATGAAGTCACCTCAGCACAATCAAAGGAAGAGGATGAAGTCCACTACAGCAGAGTCCACTTCAAAAACAAGCTTGTGGTTCCTCTTTATTCCACCGTACAGTCACATCAGCCCAGAGAACAGGAGCCTGTCCATTATGCTGCTGTCAGCTTTAGAAATTAA
- the LOC120440473 gene encoding uncharacterized protein LOC120440473, producing MSEEKNPTLTINDLRESDANTYCCMKTTDSPGHCWLNRISLQVVAELQVKVIPATEGQTVTLMCSSSCPLTEKPAAYIWYKNREFLYEDWSPWYQELLSSEEAVTYSCAVKGYEDLRAPEVSVASSVPIFVSWRPLNVGSKKWRKDKVEVDELIEAAGRVEYQDNMKKNDSGGYTFRFNKDHEGWTRSDLPGVFLIVTVMIFCFSIRIKVDVWPSAFSVSHHNFL from the exons ATGTCtgaagagaaaaacccaactttAACCATCAATGATCTAAGAGAGAGTGATGCAAACACTTACTGCTGTATGAAGACTACAGACAGTCCAGGACACTGCTGGCTCAACAGAATTAGTCTTCAAGTTGTTGCAG AGCTGCAGGTAAAGGTGATTCCTGCCACAGAGGGACAGACAGTAACACtgatgtgcagcagcagctgtcctCTGACTGAAAAGCCTGCAGCCTACATCTGGTACAAGAACAGAGAGTTTCTCTATGAGGACTGGTCTCCCTGGTACCAAGAGCTGCTCAGCAGTGAGGAAGCAGTCACATACTCCTGTGCTGTCAAAGGCTACGAGGATCTCAGAGCCCCTGAAGTCTCTGTGG CTAGCTCTGTGCCAATTTTTGTTTCTTGGAGGCCCTTAAATGTTGGGAgtaaaaaatggagaaaagatAAAGTGGAAGTTGATGAGCTGATTGaggctgcaggtcgtgtggagTATCAGGACAACATGAAGAAGAATGACTCAGGAGGATACACATTCAGATTCAACAAAGATCATGAAGGATGGACACGGTCTGATCTGCCTGGAGTCTTTTTGATTGTTACAG TGATGATCTTTTGTTTCTCCATCAGAATAAAGGTGGATGTTTGGCCTTCAGCCTTTTCTGTCTCACATCATAACTTCCTGTAA